From the genome of Pseudomonas yamanorum, one region includes:
- a CDS encoding SDR family NAD(P)-dependent oxidoreductase gives MSRKVALITGAASGIGQALAVAYARSGVAVVGGYYPADPHDPHHTVALVEEAGGECLMLPLDVGDTASVDNLAAQAVQHFGRLDYAVANAGLLRRAPLLEMTDALWNEMLNVDLTGVMRTFRAATRHMHEGGALVAISSIAGGVYGWQEHAHYAAAKAGVPGLCRSLAVELASLGIRCNAVIPGLIETPQSLDAKNSLGPEGLAKAARAIPLGRVGRADEVASLVRFLTSEESSYLTGQSIVIDGGLTVRWPD, from the coding sequence ATGAGTCGTAAAGTTGCATTGATTACCGGTGCCGCCAGCGGCATCGGCCAGGCCCTCGCGGTGGCGTATGCCCGCAGCGGCGTGGCGGTGGTGGGTGGGTATTACCCGGCCGATCCCCATGACCCGCATCACACGGTTGCGCTGGTGGAAGAGGCCGGCGGTGAATGCCTGATGTTGCCATTGGACGTGGGCGATACCGCGTCGGTGGATAACCTGGCGGCGCAGGCGGTCCAGCACTTCGGTCGCCTCGATTACGCGGTGGCCAACGCAGGATTGTTGCGCCGTGCGCCACTGCTGGAGATGACTGACGCGCTGTGGAACGAGATGCTCAACGTCGACCTGACCGGAGTGATGCGCACCTTCCGGGCGGCGACCCGGCACATGCATGAAGGCGGCGCGCTGGTGGCGATTTCGTCGATTGCCGGTGGTGTGTATGGCTGGCAGGAGCACGCGCACTATGCGGCGGCCAAGGCCGGTGTGCCGGGGTTGTGTCGGTCGCTGGCGGTGGAATTGGCGTCGTTGGGGATTCGTTGCAATGCGGTGATTCCGGGGTTGATCGAGACGCCGCAGTCGCTGGACGCGAAGAACTCCCTCGGGCCGGAAGGGCTGGCGAAAGCGGCGCGGGCGATTCCGCTGGGCCGGGTAGGGCGTGCGGATGAAGTCGCGTCTCTGGTGCGGTTTTTGACCAGTGAAGAATCGAGCTACCTGACCGGGCAGAGCATCGTGATTGATGGTGGCTTGACCGTGCGCTGGCCGGATTGA
- a CDS encoding MFS transporter: MSIYNKLDLTGWKPRQLTPKEVRFATWIAFFAWVFAVYDFILFGTLLPEIGRHFNWGEVEQAEIATWVAVGTAVVALAIGPIVDKLGRRKGIIFTVAGSAICSALTAIGGAWGKSSLILIRSLGGLGYAEETVNATYLSELYAASDDPKLAKRRGFIYSLVQGGWPVGALIAAGLTALLLPVIGWQGCFVFAAIPAIVIAVMARKLKESPQFQIHQRISELRKSGSVKEAQNVAVTYGVDYDEHSKAGLKAAFRGPARRATLVIGAALLLNWAAIQVFSVLGTSVIVSVHHISFENSLIILVLSNLVGYCGYLSHGWMGDKIGRRNVIGLGWMLGGLSFAGMLFGPSNMAMVVGLYSLGLFFLIGPYSAALFFISESFPTSIRATGGAIIHAMGPIGAVVAGFGATQVLSAGSDWQTAALWFGALPCFLSGALMFAARHVRPETVQ, translated from the coding sequence ATGTCTATCTACAACAAGCTTGATCTGACTGGCTGGAAACCCCGGCAACTGACGCCCAAGGAAGTGCGTTTCGCCACCTGGATCGCGTTTTTCGCCTGGGTGTTTGCGGTGTATGACTTCATTCTTTTCGGCACCTTGCTGCCGGAAATCGGGCGGCACTTTAATTGGGGTGAAGTGGAGCAAGCGGAGATAGCGACATGGGTGGCGGTAGGCACCGCCGTGGTTGCGCTGGCCATCGGTCCGATCGTTGACAAGCTGGGCCGGCGCAAAGGGATTATTTTCACCGTCGCCGGTTCGGCAATCTGCTCGGCACTGACCGCCATTGGCGGCGCGTGGGGCAAGTCGTCGCTGATCCTGATCCGTTCGCTGGGCGGCCTGGGGTATGCCGAGGAAACCGTTAATGCCACTTACCTGAGCGAGCTGTACGCCGCTTCCGATGACCCGAAACTGGCCAAGCGCCGTGGCTTTATCTACAGCCTGGTGCAAGGTGGCTGGCCGGTGGGCGCGTTGATCGCGGCAGGTTTGACCGCGCTGTTGCTGCCGGTGATCGGCTGGCAGGGCTGCTTTGTGTTTGCGGCGATCCCGGCGATTGTGATTGCGGTCATGGCGCGCAAGCTCAAGGAGAGCCCGCAGTTCCAGATTCACCAGCGCATCAGCGAGCTGCGCAAAAGCGGCTCGGTGAAAGAAGCGCAAAACGTCGCCGTGACCTACGGCGTGGACTATGACGAACACAGCAAGGCCGGCCTCAAGGCCGCCTTCCGTGGCCCGGCCCGCCGTGCAACCTTGGTGATTGGTGCGGCGTTGTTGCTCAACTGGGCCGCGATCCAGGTGTTCAGCGTGTTGGGTACGTCGGTGATCGTCAGCGTGCACCACATCTCGTTCGAGAACTCGCTGATCATCCTCGTGCTGTCGAACCTGGTGGGTTACTGCGGTTACCTCAGCCACGGCTGGATGGGCGACAAGATCGGCCGGCGCAACGTCATCGGCCTGGGCTGGATGCTCGGCGGGCTGTCGTTTGCCGGGATGCTGTTTGGCCCGAGCAACATGGCGATGGTGGTCGGGCTCTACAGCCTGGGCCTGTTCTTCCTGATCGGGCCGTACTCGGCGGCACTGTTTTTCATCAGCGAAAGTTTTCCCACCAGCATTCGGGCCACCGGCGGCGCGATCATCCATGCCATGGGGCCCATTGGTGCAGTGGTTGCCGGGTTTGGCGCGACCCAAGTGTTGTCGGCCGGCAGCGACTGGCAGACCGCTGCGCTGTGGTTCGGCGCGCTGCCGTGCTTCCTGTCCGGTGCGTTGATGTTTGCCGCGCGCCATGTGCGTCCGGAAACCGTCCAGTAA
- a CDS encoding polysaccharide deacetylase family protein: MAKDILCAFGVDVDAVAGWLGSYGGEDSPDDISRGLFAGEIGAPRLLKLFERYGLRTTWFIPGHSMETFPEQMKAVADAGHEIGVHGYSHENPIAMTAEQEEIVLDKSIELITQVTGKRPTGYVAPWWEFSKVTNELLLKKGIKYDHSLMHNDFHPYYVRKGDSWTKIDYSQHPDTWMKPLVRGEETDLVEIPANWYLDDLPPMMFIKKAPNSHGFVNPRHLEEMWRDQFDWVYREHEHAVFTMTIHPDVSGRPQVLLMLERLIEHIQSHAGVRFVTFDEIADDFIRRQPRT; the protein is encoded by the coding sequence ATGGCTAAAGACATCCTCTGTGCATTTGGCGTCGACGTCGACGCGGTCGCCGGCTGGCTCGGTTCCTATGGCGGCGAAGACTCCCCGGACGACATTTCCCGTGGCCTGTTCGCCGGTGAAATCGGTGCGCCACGCCTGCTCAAATTGTTCGAGCGCTATGGCCTGCGTACCACCTGGTTTATCCCCGGCCACTCGATGGAAACTTTCCCCGAGCAAATGAAGGCGGTGGCCGACGCCGGCCACGAAATCGGTGTGCACGGCTACAGCCACGAAAACCCGATTGCGATGACCGCCGAGCAGGAAGAAATTGTCCTCGACAAGTCCATCGAGCTGATCACCCAGGTCACCGGCAAACGCCCCACCGGCTACGTCGCGCCGTGGTGGGAATTCAGCAAGGTCACCAACGAACTGCTGCTGAAAAAAGGCATCAAGTACGACCACAGTCTGATGCACAACGACTTCCATCCGTACTACGTGCGCAAGGGCGACAGCTGGACCAAGATCGACTACAGCCAGCACCCCGACACCTGGATGAAACCCCTGGTACGCGGCGAAGAAACCGACCTGGTGGAGATCCCGGCCAACTGGTACCTCGACGACCTGCCGCCGATGATGTTCATCAAGAAAGCCCCCAACAGCCACGGCTTCGTCAACCCGCGTCACCTGGAAGAAATGTGGCGCGACCAGTTCGACTGGGTCTACCGCGAGCACGAACACGCGGTGTTCACCATGACCATCCACCCCGACGTTTCCGGCCGCCCGCAAGTGCTGCTGATGCTTGAGCGGCTGATCGAACATATCCAGAGCCATGCCGGCGTGCGCTTCGTCACCTTCGACGAAATCGCCGATGACTTTATCCGCCGCCAACCGCGGACCTGA
- a CDS encoding amidase has product MSDATSLAEDFASGRSDPVQALEQALAHASQVPSVFISLTAERARREAEASAARWRAGQPLSVFDGVPLAWKDLFDVAGSITTAGAAYRSHAPAALLDAPSVGLLCRAGMVSVGKTNLSELAYSGLGLNPHFGTPHNPSSVDQPRIPGGSSSGSAVAVAAGIVPIAMGTDTAGSIRIPAALNGVVGYRSSCRRYSRDGVFPLAHTLDSLGPLTRSVRDALAIDDLLNGRDQRPPRQPRSLNGQRFWVEQSVLEDARVESAVRDNLQRCVDRLKADGALIDVRPSKTFQATLDLIQHQGWLGAFEAFALHEALLDSPDAEQLDPRVRRRLEAARTLPASQLLALYDARRRLQQQLVDELDGAILITPTVAHVAPALAPLESDFELFVSTNLATLRLTMPGSLLDMPGVSLPSGRDALGLPTGLLLSAPSGEDARLLRAALSVETALTF; this is encoded by the coding sequence ATGTCAGACGCCACTTCACTGGCCGAGGATTTTGCCAGCGGCCGCAGCGACCCGGTGCAGGCCCTCGAACAGGCACTTGCTCACGCGAGCCAAGTCCCCAGCGTATTCATCTCCCTGACTGCCGAGCGCGCCCGCCGTGAGGCGGAAGCGTCCGCTGCCCGTTGGCGTGCCGGCCAGCCGTTGAGCGTGTTCGACGGTGTGCCCCTGGCCTGGAAAGATCTGTTTGATGTGGCTGGCAGCATTACCACGGCGGGCGCGGCCTATCGCAGCCACGCGCCAGCCGCCTTGCTGGATGCGCCGAGCGTAGGCCTGTTGTGCCGCGCCGGCATGGTCAGCGTGGGCAAGACCAACCTCAGCGAGCTGGCGTATTCCGGCCTGGGCCTGAACCCGCATTTCGGCACGCCGCACAACCCGAGCAGCGTCGACCAACCGCGGATTCCCGGCGGCTCATCGTCCGGTTCAGCCGTCGCCGTGGCGGCCGGTATCGTACCGATCGCCATGGGCACCGACACTGCGGGCTCCATCCGTATTCCCGCTGCGCTGAATGGCGTGGTGGGGTACCGCAGCAGTTGCCGGCGCTACAGCCGCGACGGCGTTTTCCCGCTGGCTCACACCCTCGACAGCCTCGGCCCGCTGACTCGCAGCGTGCGCGATGCGTTGGCCATCGACGACCTGCTCAATGGTCGCGACCAGCGCCCGCCACGCCAGCCCCGTAGCCTCAACGGCCAGCGGTTCTGGGTCGAGCAAAGTGTGCTGGAAGACGCACGGGTTGAATCTGCGGTGCGCGACAACCTGCAACGTTGTGTGGACCGATTGAAGGCAGACGGCGCGCTGATTGACGTGCGCCCCTCGAAGACTTTCCAGGCCACCCTGGATCTGATCCAGCACCAAGGCTGGCTTGGCGCCTTCGAAGCCTTCGCGCTCCACGAAGCCCTGCTCGACAGTCCTGATGCCGAGCAACTCGACCCCCGGGTACGCCGTCGCCTTGAAGCGGCCCGCACACTACCGGCCAGCCAACTGCTGGCGCTGTACGACGCCCGTCGCCGCCTGCAACAACAGCTTGTCGACGAACTCGACGGCGCGATCCTCATCACCCCCACCGTGGCCCATGTGGCCCCGGCCCTGGCGCCGTTGGAGTCTGATTTTGAACTGTTCGTCAGCACCAACCTCGCCACCCTGCGCCTGACCATGCCCGGCAGCCTGCTGGACATGCCTGGCGTCAGCCTGCCCAGCGGCCGCGATGCCCTGGGCCTGCCCACCGGTCTGCTGCTCAGCGCCCCCAGCGGCGAAGACGCGCGCCTGCTTCGGGCCGCACTGTCAGTTGAAACCGCACTCACTTTTTAA
- a CDS encoding GntR family transcriptional regulator, whose protein sequence is MKAVSASASRYAMIHQVLRDAITHGTARHGLVLLEAPLAELFGTSRVPVRKALNLLHDEGLICRFDGRGYLINPDGLDMEPLRLPLSHAHLGLNGEDELVDTRPLGERIVEEIGAALSTCIAFGHYRLDEQAAAEHYNVSRAVVREALMRLRDRGLVEKEPYSQWLAGPLTAREVTEDYELRACLEPEALRQSAPNLDRDLLQAMLQRVLDAQESAHCSLEEIEQIEEDLHQHCLAGLQNRKIAALIRQGQSPMIISRIFYRLLGIGADPAMLAEHRLILELLLHGAFDAAALNLREHLQRARQRMLQRLKVLSVLPEQPLPAYLHKLS, encoded by the coding sequence ATGAAAGCAGTGTCAGCCTCGGCTTCCCGTTACGCGATGATTCATCAGGTTTTGCGCGACGCCATCACCCACGGCACCGCCCGCCATGGCCTGGTGTTGCTGGAAGCGCCGCTGGCCGAGCTGTTCGGCACCAGCCGGGTGCCGGTGCGCAAAGCCCTGAACCTGTTGCATGACGAAGGGTTGATCTGCCGCTTCGATGGCCGGGGTTACCTGATCAACCCCGACGGCCTGGACATGGAGCCGCTGCGGCTGCCCCTGAGCCATGCGCACCTGGGCCTCAACGGTGAAGATGAGCTGGTGGACACCCGGCCACTGGGGGAGCGGATCGTCGAGGAAATCGGCGCAGCGCTCTCGACCTGCATCGCCTTCGGGCATTACCGCCTCGATGAACAGGCCGCCGCCGAGCACTACAACGTCAGCCGCGCGGTGGTGCGTGAAGCGCTGATGCGCCTGCGGGACCGTGGCTTGGTGGAAAAGGAACCCTATTCCCAATGGCTGGCCGGGCCACTGACCGCCCGGGAAGTCACCGAAGATTACGAACTGCGCGCCTGCCTGGAGCCGGAAGCCCTGCGCCAAAGCGCGCCGAACCTCGACCGCGACCTGCTGCAAGCCATGTTGCAGCGGGTGCTTGATGCGCAAGAGAGCGCCCACTGCAGCCTGGAGGAAATCGAGCAAATCGAGGAAGACCTGCACCAGCACTGCCTGGCGGGCCTGCAAAACCGCAAGATCGCCGCGCTGATTCGCCAGGGTCAGAGCCCGATGATCATCAGCCGGATTTTCTACCGCCTGCTGGGGATTGGTGCCGATCCGGCGATGCTGGCCGAGCACCGGTTGATCCTGGAGCTGTTGCTGCATGGCGCCTTCGACGCCGCCGCGCTGAACCTGCGCGAGCACCTGCAACGGGCCCGGCAGCGGATGTTGCAGCGTTTGAAGGTGCTGTCGGTGCTACCCGAACAGCCTTTACCGGCCTACTTGCACAAACTCAGCTGA
- the lon gene encoding endopeptidase La, whose protein sequence is MSDQQEFPDIDLNDYADPENAEHTSANTGLALPGQNLPDKVYIIPIHNRPFFPAQVLPVIVNEEPWAETLELVSKSDHHSLALFFMETPPEDPRHFDTSSLPLYGTLVKVHHASRENGKLQFVAQGLTRVRIKTWLKHHRPPYLVEVEYPHQPTQPTDEVKAYGMALINAIKELLPLNPLYSEELKNYLNRFSPNDPSPLTDFAAALTSATGNELQQVLDCVPMLKRMEKVLPMLRKEVEVARLQKEISAEVNRKIGEHQREFFLKEQLKVIQQELGLTKDDRSADVEQFEQRLVDKVLPTQAQKRISEEMNKLSILETGSPEYAVTRNYLDWATSVPWGVYGEDKLDLKHARKVLDKHHAGLDDIKSRILEFLAVGAYKGEVAGSIVLLVGPPGVGKTSVGKSIAESLGRPFYRFSVGGMRDEAEIKGHRRTYIGAMPGKLVQALKDVEVMNPVIMLDEIDKMGQSYQGDPASALLETLDPEQNVEFLDHYLDLRLDLSKVLFVCTANTLDSIPGPLLDRMEVIRLSGYITEEKVAIAKRHLWPKQLEKAGVSKNSLSISDGALRALIDGYAREAGVRQLEKQLGKLVRKAVVKLLDEPDSVIKIGNKDLEASLGMPVFRNEQVLSGTGVITGLAWTSMGGATLPIEATRIHTLNRGFKLTGQLGDVMKESAEIAYSYISSNLKSFGGDPKFFDEAFVHLHVPEGATPKDGPSAGVTMASALLSLARNQPPKKGVAMTGELTLTGHVLPIGGVREKVIAARRQKIHELILPEPNRGSFEELPEYLKEGMTVHFAKRFADVAKVLF, encoded by the coding sequence ATGAGCGACCAGCAAGAATTCCCGGACATAGACCTCAACGACTACGCCGACCCGGAAAACGCTGAACACACTTCCGCCAACACTGGCCTGGCCCTGCCAGGGCAAAACCTGCCCGACAAGGTCTACATCATCCCGATCCACAATCGGCCTTTCTTCCCGGCGCAAGTGTTGCCGGTGATCGTCAATGAAGAGCCGTGGGCCGAAACCCTGGAGCTGGTGAGCAAATCCGACCACCACTCCCTGGCCCTGTTCTTCATGGAAACCCCGCCCGAAGATCCGCGCCACTTCGACACCTCCAGCCTGCCGCTGTACGGCACCCTGGTGAAGGTGCATCACGCCAGCCGCGAAAACGGCAAGCTGCAATTTGTCGCCCAGGGCCTGACCCGCGTGCGGATCAAGACCTGGCTCAAGCACCACCGCCCGCCTTACCTGGTGGAAGTCGAATACCCGCACCAGCCGACCCAGCCGACCGATGAGGTCAAGGCCTACGGCATGGCGCTGATCAATGCGATCAAGGAACTGCTGCCGCTCAACCCGCTGTACAGCGAAGAGCTGAAGAACTACCTCAACCGCTTCAGCCCCAACGATCCGTCGCCGCTGACCGACTTCGCCGCCGCCCTCACCTCGGCCACCGGCAATGAACTGCAGCAAGTGCTGGACTGCGTGCCCATGCTCAAGCGCATGGAGAAAGTCTTGCCGATGCTGCGCAAGGAGGTCGAAGTCGCGCGCCTGCAAAAAGAAATCTCCGCCGAAGTGAACCGCAAGATCGGTGAGCACCAGCGCGAGTTCTTCCTCAAGGAACAACTCAAGGTCATCCAGCAAGAGCTGGGGCTGACCAAGGACGATCGCAGCGCCGACGTCGAGCAGTTCGAACAACGCCTGGTGGACAAGGTACTGCCGACCCAGGCGCAAAAACGCATCAGCGAAGAAATGAACAAGCTGTCGATCCTGGAAACCGGGTCGCCGGAGTACGCGGTCACCCGCAACTACCTGGACTGGGCCACCTCGGTGCCGTGGGGTGTGTATGGCGAGGACAAACTCGACCTCAAGCACGCCCGCAAAGTGCTCGACAAGCACCACGCTGGCCTGGACGACATCAAGAGTCGCATCCTCGAATTCCTCGCGGTGGGTGCCTACAAAGGTGAAGTCGCCGGTTCCATCGTGTTGCTGGTGGGGCCGCCGGGTGTGGGCAAGACCAGTGTCGGCAAATCGATTGCCGAATCCCTGGGCCGGCCGTTCTACCGCTTCAGCGTCGGCGGCATGCGTGACGAGGCCGAGATCAAGGGCCATCGCCGCACCTACATCGGCGCGATGCCGGGCAAGCTGGTGCAAGCCCTCAAAGATGTGGAAGTGATGAACCCGGTGATCATGCTCGACGAGATCGACAAGATGGGCCAGAGCTACCAGGGCGACCCGGCCTCGGCCCTGCTCGAAACCCTCGATCCGGAACAGAACGTCGAATTCCTCGACCACTACCTGGACCTGCGCCTGGACCTGTCCAAAGTGCTGTTCGTGTGCACCGCCAACACCCTGGACTCGATCCCCGGCCCATTGCTGGACCGGATGGAAGTGATTCGCCTGTCGGGCTACATCACCGAAGAAAAGGTCGCGATTGCCAAGCGTCACCTGTGGCCAAAGCAGCTGGAAAAAGCCGGTGTGTCGAAAAACAGCCTGTCCATCAGCGATGGTGCACTGCGCGCGCTGATCGATGGCTACGCCCGGGAAGCCGGTGTGCGTCAGCTGGAAAAACAGTTGGGCAAACTGGTGCGCAAGGCGGTGGTCAAGCTGCTGGATGAGCCGGACTCGGTGATCAAGATCGGCAACAAGGACCTGGAAGCCTCCCTGGGCATGCCGGTGTTCCGTAACGAGCAAGTGCTGTCGGGCACCGGTGTGATAACCGGCCTGGCCTGGACCAGCATGGGCGGCGCGACCCTGCCGATCGAGGCGACGCGCATTCACACCCTCAACCGTGGCTTCAAGCTCACCGGGCAACTGGGTGACGTGATGAAGGAATCGGCCGAGATTGCCTACAGCTACATCAGCTCGAACCTGAAGTCGTTTGGCGGTGACCCGAAGTTCTTCGATGAAGCCTTCGTACACCTGCACGTGCCGGAAGGTGCCACGCCCAAAGATGGCCCGAGCGCGGGCGTGACCATGGCCAGTGCGCTGCTGTCCCTGGCGCGTAACCAGCCGCCGAAAAAAGGCGTGGCGATGACCGGTGAGCTGACGTTGACCGGGCATGTGCTGCCGATTGGCGGGGTACGCGAGAAGGTGATTGCGGCGCGGCGCCAGAAGATTCACGAGCTGATCTTGCCGGAGCCTAACCGCGGAAGTTTTGAGGAACTGCCGGAGTACCTGAAGGAAGGGATGACGGTGCACTTTGCCAAGCGCTTTGCGGATGTGGCGAAGGTGTTGTTCTGA